One window of the Mycobacterium sp. SVM_VP21 genome contains the following:
- a CDS encoding class I SAM-dependent methyltransferase, translating into MARTDNDTWDLATSVGATATMVAAARAIATNADNPLIDDRFAEPLVRAVGVDFLIKWAAGDLAGTDLDDHESGWKLGQMPDAMAVRTRFFDAFFADATEAGIHQAVILASGLDARAYRLTWPSGMTIFEIDQPAVLAFKTATLADLGAEPTADRRGVAVDLRDDWPAALIEAGFDRTQPTAWIAEGLLGYLPPEAQDRLLDNITALSADGSRLATEAIPNISAAQHEQSREMMRSATEKWRAHGFDLEFSELGYEGDRNDVAVYLGPLGWTSTGQTMTELLTQYGRPTPERGADSVSMADTTYYTSIKRG; encoded by the coding sequence ATGGCACGCACCGACAACGACACTTGGGACCTCGCCACCAGCGTGGGTGCCACGGCAACCATGGTCGCCGCCGCCCGGGCGATCGCCACCAACGCCGACAATCCCCTGATCGACGACCGCTTCGCCGAGCCGCTGGTTCGGGCCGTCGGCGTCGACTTCCTGATCAAGTGGGCCGCCGGCGACCTAGCAGGCACCGATCTCGACGACCACGAATCCGGCTGGAAGCTCGGGCAGATGCCCGACGCGATGGCTGTTCGCACGCGCTTTTTCGACGCATTCTTCGCCGACGCCACCGAGGCCGGGATTCACCAGGCAGTGATCCTGGCATCGGGTCTGGACGCGCGGGCCTACCGACTGACGTGGCCCTCCGGCATGACGATCTTCGAGATCGACCAGCCCGCGGTGCTGGCTTTCAAGACCGCAACGCTGGCCGACTTGGGCGCCGAGCCGACTGCCGATCGCCGCGGCGTCGCCGTCGATCTGCGGGATGACTGGCCGGCCGCCTTGATCGAGGCGGGTTTCGACCGCACCCAGCCCACCGCGTGGATCGCCGAGGGGCTGCTCGGCTATCTCCCGCCGGAAGCGCAAGACCGGCTGCTGGACAACATCACCGCACTGAGTGCCGACGGCAGCCGGCTGGCCACCGAGGCCATTCCGAACATCTCGGCCGCACAGCACGAACAGTCCCGCGAAATGATGCGCAGCGCCACCGAGAAATGGCGGGCGCACGGTTTCGACCTAGAGTTCTCCGAACTCGGGTATGAGGGCGATCGCAACGACGTCGCCGTGTACCTCGGCCCCCTGGGCTGGACGTCGACCGGCCAGACCATGACCGAGCTGCTGACGCAGTACGGTCGTCCGACGCCGGAGCGGGGCGCCGACTCGGTGTCGATGGCTGACACGACCTACTAC